One Ictalurus furcatus strain D&B chromosome 24, Billie_1.0, whole genome shotgun sequence DNA segment encodes these proteins:
- the igfals gene encoding insulin-like growth factor-binding protein complex acid labile subunit has translation MQLSMLVLWALGTSLVWADATTEEAKPMEDSTTCSKSCSCIIDDYTSELIIYCSARNLTYVPADIPASTRTLWLDGNLFTTLSADIFKNLSNLDFLNLQNGHLSSLDSQVFKGLHTLAHLHMERNNLRSLPATIFQNTPGLASLNLHNNQLSRIDERLFAGLSHMWLLNLGWNSLAVLPETGFHDLHGLRELVLAGNRLAYLQPQLFQGLAELKELDLSGNYLRVIKANVFLKLSKLQKLYLVQNQIVTVAPRAFMGMKSLRWLDLSRNRLSVIHDETFLGLHSLNVLRLSNNSVSSLKPGTFRDLQYLEELCLRHNQIRALGEKVFEGLGHLEVLNLEYNRLQEARTGTFMGLSHVAVIKLTGSCFRSLPDQVFKGLSKLHSIHLDKGCLTKVSTQGFAGLTGLRRLFLQHNNISVVERQSFVELQGLQQLDLRFNKLASLSSHTFYGLKSLDYLLLSNNILRHIPSEVLLPLQHLSWLDLSGNKLEVLLNATLHMLPLLHYLNLKDNALTTLPSSIPDGLDQLWLSGNSWKCDCSAKPFKDFSLQKPQVIPRQVETLAEGEEPHTLVTIYNNITCASPPSLAGLDLRDVSSEQFC, from the coding sequence aTGCAGTTGTCTATGCTGGTGTTATGGGCACTGGGAACATCGCTGGTGTGGGCAGATGCTACCACAGAAGAAGCAAAGCCCATGGAGGACTCCACTACCTGCTCAAAGAGCTGTAGCTGTATTATTGATGACTATACTTCAGAGCTCATCATCTACTGCAGTGCACGGAACCTTACATATGTTCCTGCTGATATCCCTGCGTCTACACGTACTTTATGGCTAGATGGAAACCTGTTCACTACCCTCTCAGCTGACATATTCAAAAATCTGAGTAATTTGGACTTCTTGAATCTACAAAATGGGCATCTGTCAAGCCTAGACTCCCAGGTGTTCAAAGGTCTGCATACTCTTGCTCACCTACACATGGAGCGAAACAATCTCCGCTCATTACCTGCTACCATTTTTCAAAACACCCCTGGCCTTGCTTCCCTCAATCTCCACAACAATCAGCTGTCTCGTATAGATGAAAGGTTATTTGCAGGTCTCTCTCATATGTGGCTGCTGAACCTTGGCTGGAATTCCCTTGCGGTTCTTCCCGAGACTGGATTTCATGACCTGCATGGTTTACGGGAGTTGGTGCTTGCTGGGAATCGCTTGGCTTATCTACAGCCTCAACTATTCCAGGGTCTTGCAGAGCTAAAAGAGTTGGACCTAAGTGGAAACTATCTAAGAGTTATCAAGGCCAATGTCTTTCTGAAACTTTCAAAGCTGCAAAAGCTTTATCTTGTTCAAAATCAGATTGTGACGGTGGCACCTAGAGCATTTATGGGCATGAAGTCTTTGAGATGGTTGGATCTAAGCAGAAATCGTCTTTCAGTGatacatgatgaaacatttcttggTCTACATAGCCTAAATGTACTTCGCCTATCAAACAACTCAGTAAGCAGCCTAAAGCCAGGTACATTCCGTGATCTGCAGTATCTTGAAGAGCTTTGTCTACGCCACAACCAGATTAGAGCACTAGGAGAGAAAGTTTTTGAAGGACTGGGTCATCTTGAGGTGCTTAACTTAGAATACAATAGGCTACAAGAGGCACGAACAGGTACCTTCATGGGACTTAGTCACGTGGCGGTGATCAAGCTCACTGGTAGCTGTTTCCGCAGTCTTCCAGACCAAGTTTTTAAAGGCCTGTCAAAGCTACATAGCATTCATCTTGACAAAGGCTGTTTGACCAAAGTATCCACCCAAGGTTTTGCTGGTCTGACAGGCCTACGACGACTTTTCCTACAACACAACAACATCTCTGTGGTGGAGCGTCAGAGTTTTGTGGAGCTCCAAGGGCTGCAACAGCTTGACCTAAGATTCAACAAACTGGCATCACTCTCTTCCCACACCTTCTATGGATTAAAGAGTCTTGATTACCTTCTGCTATCCAACAATATCCTCCGCCACATTCCATCAGAAGTACTTCTACCATTGCAGCACCTATCTTGGCTAGACCTCTCTGGAAATAAGCTGGAAGTTCTACTTAATGCGACATTACATATGCTGCCACTTCTGCACTACCTCAACCTGAAGGATAATGCGCTGACCACACTTCCATCTTCCATTCCAGATGGCTTAGACCAACTCTGGCTGTCAGGCAATAGCTGGAAATGTGACTGTAGTGCTAAACCTTTCAAGGATTTCAGCTTGCAGAAGCCACAAGTGATTCCACGGCAGGTGGAGACCTTGGCAGAGGGTGAAGAACCCCATACACTTGTCACAATCTATAACAACATCACATGCGCCAGCCCACCCAGTCTTGCTGGACTGGATCTGAGAGATGTCAGCAGTGAACAGTTTTGCTAA
- the LOC128600823 gene encoding dynein axonemal assembly factor 8, translating into MQNSSFFDSIKSQIPSPDFGSSSSSDNEEEISIYQRPSVFKLPDGTDVNLDYLSLEELGIEDVNNSIKPTQPFTDVSDNGLNNQEDDVTPQLPVENRDHLSQVATGLEFETPTVITTEPEKLAKKSEDPPKALTLVHHQIKSNSDTKVAVGHSLSECTNPKSEQFLQMPVEVCKTNNSVERKEKIHTQSCPVLSLKPLENWDLDLVLQSLKRHGHHKQTTKEEKLDLNQLFKYTDNSRKRPEVKIMEQLAAFCMRQACKDTETISVSKQTSSRPTRPSKKSPTTTRRTVGQRDDSIWRLHLKNEDPPTIYIDLRNTEQQTKSTDICNTSTHAQEDLPKQVPSTERVQDKHTEAVIIKR; encoded by the exons ATGCAGAACAGCTCGTTTTTTGACAGCATCAAATCCCAAATACCCTCCCCTGATTTCGGTTCATCATCCTCG TCAGACAACGAAGAAGAAATATCTATTTATCAGAGACCATCAGTCTTCAAGTTGCCTGATGGGACAGATGTTAACCTGGACTACTTGTCATTGGAGGAATTGGGAATtgag GATGTCAATAACTCAATCAAACCAACTCAGCCATTCACAGACGTCTCTGATAATGGCTTAAACAACCAGGAAGATGACGTTACACCTCAGCTCCCTGTAGAGAATAGAGACCATTTAAGTCAAGTTGCTACAGGTCTTGAATTTGAAACGCCTACTGTCATCACAACGGAACCAGAAAAACTCGCCAAGAAATCTGAGGACCCTCCAAAAGCACTTACTCTTGTGCACCATCAGATAAAGAGCAACTCAGACACGAAGGTTGCTGTAGGACACTCATTATCAGAGTGTACAAATCCTAAAAGTGAACAGTTTCTCCAGATGCCTGTAGAAGTCTGTAAAACAAACAATTCTgtagaaaggaaagaaaagataCATACACAGTCATGCCCTGTATTGTCTTTGAAA CCTCTAGAGAACTGGGATCTGGATCTGGTACTGCAGTCTCTTAAAAGACATGGCCATCACAAACAAACtactaaagaagaaaaactgGACTTGAATCAGCTATTTAAATATACAG ATAATAGCAGAAAAAGACCAGAAGTTAAAATAATGGAGCAGTTGGCTGCTTTCTGCATGAGGCAGGCATGTAAGGATACAGAGACAATCAGTGTATCTAAACAAACTTCTAGTAGACCTACGAGGCCATCTAAGAAAAGTCCTACAACCACAAG AAGGACTGTTGGACAGAGAGATGATTCCATCTGGAGATTACATCTGAAAAATGAGGATCCTCCCACTATATACATTGATTTGCGCAACACAGAGCAACAGACAAAATCAACAGATATTTGTAACACATCCACACACGCACAGGAGGATCTACCAAAGCAAGTCCCATCCACTGAGAGAGTACAAGACAAACATACAGAGGCAGTAATTATAAAAAGATAA